TTCTTAATGCCTCCAGGAAATTTTCTTATGTGAGTGCCAGCCATCTTTAGTTCTTTCAAGTTTTGTAAATCCTTGACAGAGGATGGTATTTCGTCAACTATTGTGCTTGAAAGATCCATGACTTGCAGCTTTTTGAGGTCTCCAATGGAATCCGGCAATTTCCACAAGCTCCTACAGTTTCTCAGAGATAGCGTCTGGAGATTCTCCAACAATCCGATAGAACAAGGGAGCTCACTCAGTTTAGTCTCGTTTAATGCCAGGTACGAAAAGAGATTTCAAGTTACCAATTGAATTGGGTAGAGACAAGAATTCGCAGTTGCAAGCACTCAGAATTTTAAGCTTCCCATAGGAACCCTCTGCGATATCAATGGCTTTAATGGGAGTTCCATCGATGTATAGCTCTTTCAAAGCTTCCAAGGAACCTATATCTTTTGGCAGCTCTTGCACGAAGCTGCAGAACTTGATATTCAAAGAAACTAAGTTCCTTAGCTCGCTAATGGACCTCACAGCACACGTAGGTAATGTTGAACGTTCCAGGTTTAGTCTCTCTAAGGTCACAGCAGCATGGGAAAATGGAGATTCCATTAGCAAACGACAATCTTTTAGGATCAAAACTTTCAAGTTCTTGGCCCTCTGCAAAACAAGAGAATAATATAAGCTATTGTCAAACTGgatgcaaaagaaaatgcacagttatgtcatcataccatcaTAATTGGTGTCCAGCACTGCCAATGGCTGGAGGTACTCACAGACAAATCAAGAACGATCAATTTTGACATATCTAAAGCAAGTAGACTGGAGATATCGTTGCACCCTTGCCATTCAAGCCACTTTAACCTTCGAAGGTAAAAATCCTCTCTGGAGCTCTTTGCACTCTGCTTATATGCTTTGACAATAGCGTGGTTCATTTTAAGATACCTAAGCTTCGAGAACTCACAAAAGAATCTATGTTCAGGAAATAAATGGGGTTTGTCGTATGTGGCACTGAGGGCTTCACTTGCAGCGTCCTGCCAATCCTGGAAAAATGGCAAAATGAGAAAGTGAAATAGAAGTGCATTGACAATTATCCCTGAAAATAGAATAAGTATTCAAAAGAAGTACTTTAATTCAGACTACAAAAGAGACCTTCTTGTCTTCAAAATTTACCTTCCTTTCATTCAATACTGGTTCGATATCCTCCTCATTCCATAACCTGCTCCGCTTGAAAGGTTCACTTGGATTTTCCTCCTTGACAATATCCCTCCCAAGGACTTTTAGTTGATTATTCATCCACAATTCACTGTTTTCTCTAGTTTTGACCAAAGACAAGTCGTGAAGCTCGTTGATTCCACTATAAGGATCATATTCACAAGCTTCCCACATGTAAGATGGTATTGCTTTGTCCTTTCCCACAAAAAAACAAGCTACATCGAGAAATATCTCTTGggcatttttttctaaatcttcATATCTTCTCTTCAGAATTCGTTTTACTTCCGCAGTGTAAGGCTCTCGTTTCAATCTACCCATTGCCTCCTTCCAAAATTCTATGGGCTTTCCACGTAAAAATGAACCAACCACCTCAATAACCAGAGGAATTCCTCCGGCAGCCGATATAATTTCACATACCAAAGAGGAGAATTCCTTTTTAAGAGGTTTTTCTCTAAGAACACTACAAAATAGCTGAAAAGCATGGTCACTATTCATTTCTTTTAGCTTGTACTTTTCAACGAGGATGTCATCACACCTGTTAACAGTACTGCCGCTCGCAGAGGTCACATGCACCTGATTATGGTTGTCAACAAGATTACTTCTCTTAGATATTACAATGATTCTGCTTCCTGGACCAAACCAACTTAGATCTCCAGCTAGTG
This Eucalyptus grandis isolate ANBG69807.140 chromosome 7, ASM1654582v1, whole genome shotgun sequence DNA region includes the following protein-coding sequences:
- the LOC104454883 gene encoding disease resistance protein RPV1; amino-acid sequence: MDICNNHSGLPSTKWPDVCRYEVFLSFRGGDVRGGFVEFLYEGLADSGTIAFIDHRGIEIGEHIMPKILQVIGHTQICIPIFSKDFASSRSCLKEVEKMVECDRTIMPIFYDVSPSVVGEQKESYQQSFRDHEADGVTSTTINNWKKALHSVSRKRGWELEKFQHGQRELINEVVSTVRRLLRKDDLYVTAHLVGMDQPVQEVMRKLGVGYENGEVIKGQMVTGKRVVEISGLPGIGKSTLAAVVYNKIHHLFEGKSFLKEVEQTRLLSLQEDLVSGLQKRAYTFKSPAEGNEFIKYKFGDLRVLIILDDVSDFKQINSLAGDLSWFGPGSRIIVISKRSNLVDNHNQVHVTSASGSTVNRCDDILVEKYKLKEMNSDHAFQLFCSVLREKPLKKEFSSLVCEIISAAGGIPLVIEVVGSFLRGKPIEFWKEAMGRLKREPYTAEVKRILKRRYEDLEKNAQEIFLDVACFFVGKDKAIPSYMWEACEYDPYSGINELHDLSLVKTRENSELWMNNQLKVLGRDIVKEENPSEPFKRSRLWNEEDIEPVLNERKVNFEDKKDWQDAASEALSATYDKPHLFPEHRFFCEFSKLRYLKMNHAIVKAYKQSAKSSREDFYLRRLKWLEWQGCNDISSLLALDMSKLIVLDLSRAKNLKVLILKDCRLLMESPFSHAAVTLERLNLERSTLPTCAVRSISELRNLVSLNIKFCSFVQELPKDIGSLEALKELYIDGTPIKAIDIAEGSYGKLKILSACNCEFLSLWKLPDSIGDLKKLQVMDLSSTIVDEIPSSVKDLQNLKELKMAGTHIRKFPGGIKNLESLEEIDFSGCRNLRGECNITGLSSLRVLLLEHTDISRLIVTDRQSYNPKNLKLDGDVPISIIGTIQGHGIGSTDVRLDHRSRLTDIISACDDESETVAMWRSDRSKEVIGG